One Clostridium estertheticum DNA segment encodes these proteins:
- a CDS encoding flavoprotein, which produces MLTNKNIVVCVCGGIAVYKVVDVVSKLKKQNANVFVVMSESATKFITPLTFQSISTNLVTTSLYDDMGNAEINHIALAQNAYLFVVAPATANIIGKIANGIADDIVSTSIIATKSPVLLVPAMNNVMYENPIVQNNIEKLKKIGYKFLEPEVGTMAMKSEKAGIGRLPESITIVSHVLDMEF; this is translated from the coding sequence ATGTTAACTAATAAGAATATTGTGGTTTGTGTATGCGGTGGAATAGCGGTATATAAGGTTGTAGATGTAGTTAGTAAATTAAAAAAACAAAATGCCAACGTGTTCGTTGTAATGAGTGAGTCAGCAACTAAATTTATTACTCCATTAACTTTTCAATCAATATCAACTAATTTAGTAACTACTAGTTTATATGATGATATGGGAAATGCAGAAATAAATCATATAGCTCTTGCACAAAATGCGTATTTATTTGTTGTTGCTCCGGCTACGGCTAACATTATTGGGAAAATAGCCAATGGTATAGCTGATGATATTGTTTCTACTTCAATAATTGCAACAAAGTCACCAGTATTGTTAGTTCCTGCGATGAACAATGTAATGTATGAAAACCCTATTGTTCAAAATAATATAGAAAAACTCAAAAAAATTGGTTATAAATTCTTAGAACCTGAAGTAGGCACTATGGCAATGAAAAGTGAAAAAGCTGGAATAGGTAGGTTGCCAGAATCTATAACGATTGTGAGTCATGTATTAGATATGGAATTTTAA
- the ltrA gene encoding group II intron reverse transcriptase/maturase: MDKETAREFGKNLDGNLEELVEELKGKKYKAKLVKRVYIPKGNGKTRPLGLPTLRDKIIQKAVANILEAIYEQDFLKCSYGYRPNVGAQKAVRDITDELRGKYSYVVEADIRNFFGNIDHQWLLKMLELRIKDKAFLRLIKKWLKAGILDTDGKVINPITGCPQGSTVSPILTNIYLHYALDLWFEKIVKPACIGETYICRLADDFICAFRYKADAEKFYKVLGKRLGKFKLELAEEKTKIISFSRFRKYENTSFEFLGFEFRWAVSNKGKDVIRRRTSRSKLRKSIKAFSLWCKENRSKRIKNIVETLNSKYRGYFNYYGVIGNSKGIGEFYSSTLEILYKWLNRRSQRKSFNWDEFSEKMEWYGLIKPKVVEKTDNQIRFEECFV, translated from the coding sequence ATAGATAAGGAAACTGCTAGAGAGTTTGGAAAGAATTTAGATGGAAATCTAGAAGAATTAGTTGAAGAACTTAAGGGCAAGAAGTACAAAGCAAAGTTAGTAAAAAGAGTGTATATACCAAAGGGAAATGGAAAAACAAGACCATTAGGACTCCCAACATTGAGAGATAAAATAATACAAAAAGCTGTAGCTAATATATTGGAAGCAATATATGAACAAGATTTTCTAAAATGTAGCTATGGGTATAGACCTAATGTTGGGGCACAAAAAGCTGTTAGAGACATTACAGATGAATTAAGAGGAAAATACAGTTATGTGGTAGAAGCTGATATTAGAAACTTCTTCGGAAATATAGACCATCAATGGTTATTAAAGATGCTAGAGTTGCGAATAAAAGATAAAGCATTTTTAAGGTTAATAAAGAAGTGGCTCAAAGCAGGAATATTAGATACCGATGGGAAAGTTATAAACCCAATAACTGGATGTCCTCAAGGCTCAACTGTCAGTCCGATACTTACTAACATCTATTTACATTATGCTTTAGATTTATGGTTTGAGAAAATTGTAAAACCTGCTTGTATAGGAGAAACATATATATGTCGTCTAGCGGATGATTTTATATGTGCATTCAGATATAAAGCAGATGCTGAAAAGTTTTACAAAGTACTAGGAAAAAGGCTTGGTAAGTTCAAATTAGAATTAGCCGAGGAGAAAACTAAGATTATAAGTTTCTCTCGCTTTAGAAAATATGAAAATACAAGCTTTGAATTTCTTGGATTTGAATTTCGCTGGGCAGTATCCAATAAAGGTAAAGATGTAATAAGAAGGAGAACCAGTAGGAGCAAATTAAGAAAATCTATAAAGGCGTTTAGCCTGTGGTGCAAAGAAAACCGTAGTAAAAGAATTAAAAACATAGTGGAAACTCTAAACTCAAAGTACAGGGGATATTTCAACTATTACGGAGTAATAGGAAATAGCAAAGGTATAGGTGAATTTTATAGTTCAACCTTGGAAATATTGTATAAATGGCTGAATCGTAGGAGTCAAAGGAAAAGCTTTAATTGGGATGAGTTTAGTGAAAAGATGGAATGGTATGGTCTAATTAAGCCTAAAGTAGTTGAAAAGACTGATAATCAAATTAGATTTGAAGAATGTTTTGTTTAA
- a CDS encoding HAD-IA family hydrolase: MFQNIIWDFDGTLFDTYPGMIYAFKRALGDNGVEVSEDEILKYMKVSVTNAINHFKGIYPLSDDFIEKFSFYEKSLEADKVMPFPYAKELCLHFKKNGGRNFILTHRGNSTLKFLKHHGMIDCFDEIGTKHNRFKRKPDPEGFTYFTKKYSMGKDTVLAIGDRECDILGAKKASIKTCLYNTNSIEPNEKSDFTIQSLSELFSILF, translated from the coding sequence TTGTTTCAAAATATTATTTGGGATTTTGATGGTACTTTATTCGATACATACCCAGGAATGATATATGCTTTTAAAAGAGCATTAGGTGATAATGGTGTTGAGGTAAGTGAAGATGAAATTTTAAAATATATGAAGGTTTCTGTAACAAATGCTATAAATCACTTTAAGGGAATTTATCCTTTAAGTGATGATTTTATTGAAAAGTTTTCATTTTACGAAAAAAGTCTTGAAGCAGATAAGGTTATGCCATTTCCATATGCTAAGGAACTATGTCTACATTTCAAAAAAAATGGAGGAAGAAATTTCATATTAACACACAGAGGAAATTCAACTCTTAAATTCTTGAAACATCATGGCATGATCGATTGTTTTGATGAAATAGGAACAAAACATAATCGCTTTAAGAGGAAACCAGACCCAGAAGGATTCACTTATTTTACTAAAAAATATAGTATGGGTAAGGATACAGTGCTAGCCATCGGAGATAGAGAGTGTGACATATTAGGTGCGAAAAAAGCAAGTATTAAAACTTGTCTTTATAATACAAATAGTATTGAACCAAATGAAAAATCGGATTTTACAATTCAGTCTCTATCAGAATTATTTAGCATCCTTTTTTAG
- a CDS encoding stage III sporulation protein AH, with translation MFIEIDPKNDVYKNLIDLAFDVCNEFILVVRKNLDLNEYAKIVLEKLKGSLKEMKEESIWASGQLFGQTAFVYHYNTDNQARAIIKECSNSLHSWVQPNLPEDLSFIKNDKAWLINTAHEYESYIETEDEEEIDKIIKIKGLKVKLKYL, from the coding sequence ATGTTTATTGAAATTGACCCTAAAAATGACGTGTATAAAAATCTAATAGATCTAGCGTTTGATGTTTGTAATGAATTTATATTAGTGGTAAGAAAAAATCTTGATTTAAATGAGTATGCCAAGATTGTTTTAGAAAAATTGAAAGGCTCGTTAAAAGAAATGAAAGAAGAGTCAATATGGGCAAGTGGTCAATTATTTGGTCAAACTGCTTTTGTTTATCACTACAATACTGATAATCAAGCCAGAGCAATAATAAAGGAATGTTCAAATTCACTTCATTCCTGGGTACAACCAAATTTACCAGAAGATTTATCATTTATTAAAAATGATAAAGCATGGCTAATTAATACTGCTCACGAATATGAAAGTTACATTGAAACTGAAGATGAAGAAGAAATTGATAAAATTATAAAAATCAAAGGCTTAAAAGTCAAGTTAAAGTATTTGTAG
- a CDS encoding class I SAM-dependent methyltransferase, with the protein MHNLIVAFPLYNFLKYCNTNSSEKIILDCGAGGSNPPLSLFHEFGYKTYGIELSEQQLQKADVFCAHHNTDLNIIQGDMKEIPFDNEFFSFLFSYNTSVHMKKKDFSLALSEFYRVLKHEGLCYVNFLSEECDSYGKGMQVGEGEFIQIEDNQEVLYCHYKDNEIEQCFSQFEIIYKEKRVIKRKIGDEVYTSAYFDYILMKK; encoded by the coding sequence ATGCATAATCTTATAGTTGCTTTCCCGCTATATAATTTTTTAAAATACTGTAATACCAATTCTTCCGAGAAAATCATCCTTGATTGTGGGGCTGGTGGCTCTAACCCTCCACTTTCATTATTTCATGAGTTTGGATATAAAACTTATGGGATTGAACTATCTGAACAACAACTGCAAAAGGCAGATGTATTCTGTGCTCATCATAATACAGACTTAAATATTATACAGGGTGATATGAAAGAAATTCCTTTTGATAATGAGTTTTTCAGTTTTCTATTTTCTTATAATACGTCTGTTCATATGAAAAAAAAGGACTTTTCACTTGCTTTATCAGAGTTTTATCGTGTATTAAAACATGAAGGGTTATGTTATGTAAATTTCTTAAGTGAAGAATGTGATTCATATGGGAAAGGCATGCAGGTGGGTGAAGGAGAGTTCATACAAATTGAAGATAATCAAGAAGTGCTTTATTGCCATTATAAGGATAATGAAATTGAACAATGTTTTAGTCAATTTGAAATCATCTATAAGGAGAAAAGAGTAATTAAAAGAAAAATAGGTGATGAAGTATATACCTCCGCATATTTTGATTATATATTAATGAAAAAATAA
- a CDS encoding aminoglycoside 6-adenylyltransferase encodes MNSRYEDIIKNLIKYGETSELIKAEVLIGSQSRQSNCADEYSDIDVILFVSDIDFFINSDEWINFLGKYYISFVEKTVSGGMERRVFFENAIDADFIFLQADDISRIDELSEIVSRAYKILLDKTNFTDIIRNVAKSDKPFSIPSESEFQNLISEFWFHVIWSAKKVMRGELWSAISCVDGHMKEMLLKMIEYYSHALHGADYDTWHSGRFIEHWSEPWVVEEFHNIYAGYSDKDIMKAISATMNLFQKVSVETADKWDYQYPVISDKYATEWFNNI; translated from the coding sequence ATGAACAGCAGATATGAAGATATAATAAAGAATTTAATTAAATACGGAGAAACATCCGAACTCATTAAAGCAGAAGTTCTCATTGGCTCACAGTCAAGACAAAGTAATTGTGCCGATGAATATTCAGATATCGATGTTATATTATTTGTTTCTGATATTGATTTCTTTATTAATTCAGATGAATGGATTAACTTCCTTGGAAAATACTATATATCATTTGTTGAAAAAACGGTTTCAGGTGGCATGGAAAGACGTGTGTTTTTTGAGAATGCTATTGATGCAGATTTTATTTTTTTACAGGCAGATGATATCAGCAGAATTGATGAATTATCTGAGATAGTTTCAAGAGCATACAAAATACTTCTGGATAAAACCAATTTCACAGATATTATCCGTAATGTAGCAAAATCGGATAAACCATTTTCCATACCGTCAGAAAGTGAATTTCAGAATCTTATCAGTGAATTTTGGTTTCATGTTATATGGTCTGCAAAAAAAGTTATGCGAGGTGAACTCTGGTCTGCAATCTCATGTGTAGATGGTCATATGAAAGAAATGCTTTTAAAAATGATAGAATATTATTCACATGCTTTACATGGTGCAGATTATGACACATGGCACAGTGGTCGGTTTATTGAGCATTGGTCAGAACCATGGGTTGTAGAAGAATTTCACAATATCTATGCAGGATATTCGGATAAAGATATTATGAAAGCTATATCGGCTACCATGAATTTATTCCAGAAAGTATCTGTTGAAACTGCGGATAAATGGGATTATCAATATCCTGTCATTAGCGACAAATATGCTACTGAATGGTTTAATAATATTTAA